The following proteins are co-located in the Manihot esculenta cultivar AM560-2 chromosome 9, M.esculenta_v8, whole genome shotgun sequence genome:
- the LOC110622244 gene encoding uncharacterized protein At5g39865, producing the protein MMGCAASKPNTLHTNTNTNTNTNRLEATHSLHSPAFTSSSSSSHHYSSPPVTRAFSLQTPLVHHPPSKKGDSHHLVSLTSTTYGSLLLLEPISSKFNGENPPNQLHSPPEFTKNSHKTQPPADPGESFSPDSVINTWELMDGLDDDLGFEMGDSLKPKSSFSDHAIQVTSKSNSFQHLGFDSSAKKMNDSFDSVKSEEIAVDNSFSLSKPLWKHLSEESFLSKMDPNVVSSYRRALSSRQLGYTKESNGARSVGSSPMNSSSTHKNGFLSENTEDKIVLYFTSLRGIRKTYEDCCAVRMIFKGFRVPVDEKDISMDSSYRKELQSELKGKAMNLPQVFIKGKHIGGVEEIRQLNETGELAKVLEGFPVRDPRFVCESCGDARFLPCPNCHGSRKLFDEAEERLRRCLDCNENGLIRCPGCC; encoded by the coding sequence ATGATGGGCTGTGCTGCGTCAAAACCTAATACTCTCCACACCAACACCAACACCAACACCAACACCAATCGCCTTGAAGCAACTCATTCTCTTCACAGCCCTGCATTcacttcatcatcatcttcttctcatCACTATTCTTCTCCACCAGTAACCAGAGCTTTCTCTCTTCAAACCCCACTTGTTCATCATCCTCCTTCAAAGAAAGGCGATTCCCACCATCTTGTTTCTCTTACTTCCACCACTTATGGCTCTCTTCTCCTCCTTGAACCCATAAGCTCCAAATTCAACGGTGAAAACCCACCTAATCAGCTCCATTCGCCGCCTGAATTCACCAAGAATAGTCATAAAACACAGCCCCCTGCAGACCCCGGTGAGTCTTTTTCGCCCGACTCTGTTATCAATACTTGGGAGCTCATGGATGGTCTTGATGATGATTTGGGTTTCGAAATGGGTGATTCTTTGAAGCCAAAATCATCATTTTCTGATCATGCTATTCAGGTTACTTCAAAATCAAATTCGTTCCAGCATTTGGGTTTTGATTCGTCTGCTAAAAAGATGAATGATTCTTTTGATTCTGTGAAATCTGAAGAAATAGCTGTTGATAACTCATTTTCATTGTCAAAGCCACTGTGGAAGCATTTATCAGAGGAATCATTTCTGTCAAAAATGGATCCTAATGTGGTCTCAAGTTACAGGCGTGCATTGTCATCTCGGCAATTAGGCTACACTAAAGAATCCAATGGTGCAAGATCAGTGGGTTCTAGTCCCATGAATTCTTCATCAACCCACAAAAATGGGTTCCTTTCTGAAAACACAGAAGATAAAATTGTTCTGTATTTTACAAGTTTGAGAGGAATTAGAAAGACTTATGAGGACTGCTGTGCAGTTAGGATGATCTTCAAGGGATTTAGAGTTCCAGTGGATGAAAAGGACATTTCAATGGATTCTTCATACAGAAAGGAGCTGCAGAGTGAGCTTAAAGGGAAAGCAATGAACTTGCCACAAGTGTTTATCAAGGGGAAGCATATTGGTGGGGTGGAGGAGATCAGGCAACTGAATGAAACAGGTGAATTAGCAAAGGTTTTAGAAGGATTTCCTGTAAGAGATCCAAGGTTTGTCTGTGAGAGTTGTGGGGATGCAAGATTTTTGCCATGTCCAAATTGTCATGGCAGTAGGAAGTTGTTTGATGAGGCGGAGGAACGGCTGAGGAGATGCCTTGATTGCAACGAAAATGGGTTGATTCGCTGCCCTGGTTGCTGCTAA